The Bombus vancouverensis nearcticus chromosome 2, iyBomVanc1_principal, whole genome shotgun sequence genome window below encodes:
- the Clc gene encoding clathrin light chain isoform X2: MDMAFGDNFVNEQEVDPVAEFVAREQDQLAGLENEIPPVAMSAPTMASNIDVGPGGDAEGSFEIIDAIGQPSETQAPPVIETAPKPPPVKEEPEKIRKWREEQKTRLEEKDAEEEKKKEEWKEAARRELEEWYKHHAEAISKTKTTNRNAEKQFVAEADEVEPGTEWERIAKLCDFNPKSSRTSKDVSRMRSIILQLKQTPPAPVSL; encoded by the exons ATGGATATGGCATTTGGTGACAACTTTGTCAATGAGCAAGAAGTAGATCCAGTGGCAGAATTTGTAGCAAGGGAACAGGATCAGTTGGCAGGGCTTGAAAATGAAATTCCACCAGTTGCTATGTCTGCTCCTACAATGGCATCTAATATAGATG ttGGCCCAGGTGGTGATGCTGAAGGTAGTtttgaaataatagatgcaatTGGACAACCTTCTGAAACACAAGCACCTCCAGTAATAG aaactgCTCCCAAGCCTCCACCTGTAAAGGAAGAACCtgaaaaaatacgaaaatggagAGAAGAACAAAAAACTAGACTAGAAGAAAAAG atgcagaagaagagaagaaaaaggaagaatggaAAGAAGCTGCAAGAAGAGAATTAGAAGAATGGTATAAACATCATGCAGAAGCTATTAGTAAAACAAAAACTACAAACAG GAACGCAGAAAAACAATTCGTAGCAGAAGCTGATGAAGTGGAACCAGGAACTGAATGGGAACGCATTGCAAAACTTTGCGACTTTAATCCCAAATCTTCCCGCACTTCAAAAGATGTTTCTCGAATGCGttcaattattttgcaattgAAGCAAACTCCACCAGCTCCAGTCAGTCtttga
- the LOC117163209 gene encoding FMR1-interacting protein NUFIP1, which translates to MSPLNRGPLLGPRVPPAGIRPPPPPRFGGRLPPPGLPPRMPPPPMNPVFGPIRQRLPPPPRPVGVNRPSGPMPLFGPRVRGIAPMVPPISLRGVGPRGPLMRPWHRRALPPQILSHMRPRFSVGNGNAKGKALNNVKKVSKLEELELKKPWMTDEIRSEIQKKNKLYAKAKKNKDAKEWEEFKDLRNKVTRMIRDAKNDYLAKHPEQAHLYPSDEEPYDQRDENYISSEDDELFYCEICDKDFSSEDALSEHKTGHKLCGIDGCTFSAHPLLIEKHIIMQHNTGLYHKIKNVSTPEEIEKWIMERKRRYPTKANVELRKAEEMEKVQRGEIIKQKQEVTKRKRKNFVRSNNQKTAIKKEPIKISNNFVELKEKYRGVYQFSGTLSLRNESLQTEDQSNNDIKDDYKENNNYISDEEETLVALPKFTIATCSIPNLVADYRSASEESDAPEEIPLKQIKLDNDTIIEESSAMKKIVDKNKVVGNNLQSTDTVPKISKIKQPITVKRNSNTTINKKQPYTSQLLQKLLSRSIQHERNLICQCIKYIVDNNFFD; encoded by the exons atgagtCCTTTAAATCGAGGACCTCTGCTAGGGCCAAGAGTCCCACCCGCTGGTATACGACCTCCACCACCTCCTAGATTTGGTGGTAGACTTCCACCTCCTGGTTTACCTCCAAGAATGCCACCACCTCCAATGAATCCAGTTTTTGGGCCAATAAGACAAAGATTACCACCACCACCACGACCAGTTGGAGTAAATCGACCAAGTGGACCAATGCCATTATTTGGTCCAAGAGTCAGAGGTATTGCTCCTATGGTTCCACCGATTAGTTTAAGAGGTGTAGGACCTAGAGGACCATTAATGAGGCCTTGGCATAGAAGAGCATTACCTCCTCAGATTTTATCTCATATGAGACCAAGATTTTCAGTTGGCAATGGCAATGCAAAAGGCAAAGCACTGAATAATGTAAAAAAAGTCAGTAAACTTGAA gaATTAGAACTAAAGAAACCATGGATGACTGATGAAATTCGAAgtgaaatacaaaagaaaaataagttGTATGCTAAAGCAAAAAAGAATAAAGATGCAAAAGAATGGGAAGAATTTAAGGATTTAAGAAACAAAGTAACAAGGATGATCAGAGATGCTAAAAATGATTATCTTGCAAAACATCCAGAACAG GCTCATCTTTATCCAAGTGATGAAGAACCATATGATCAAAGAGATGAAAATTACATCAGTTCAGAGGATgatgaattattttattgtgaAATATGTGATAAAGATTTTTCATCAGAAGATGCTCTTTCTGAACACAAAACGGGACATAAACTTTGTGGTATTGATGGATGTACCTTCTCTGCTCATCCATTACTTATTGAAAAGCACATTATTATGCAACATAATACTGGTTTgtatcataaaataaaaaatgtatcaacTCCAGAAGAGATTGAGAAGTGGATAATGGAGCGAAAAAG GAGATATCCTACAAAAGCTAATGTTGAATTGCGAAAGGCAGAAGAAATGGAAAAGGTACAAAGAGGAGAAATAATTAAACAGAAACAAGAGGTTACTAAacggaaaagaaaaaattttgtaCGTTCTAATAATCAAAAAACAGCAATAAAGAAGGAGCCTATCAAGATATCGAACAATTTTGTAGAACTGAAAGAGAAATACAGGGGTGTATATCAATTTTCTGGAACAT TAAGCTTAAGAAATGAAAGTTTACAAACAGAAGATCaatctaataatgatattaaagaTGACTAcaaggaaaataataattatatttctgaTGAAGAGGAAACATTAGTTGCATTACCAAAATTTACTATTGCTACTTGTAGTATACCCAATTTAGTAGCAGATTACAGAAGTGCTTCTGAGGAAA gTGATGCACCTGAAGAAATACCacttaaacaaataaaattagaTAATGACACAATAATAGAAGAAAGTAGTGCAatgaaaaaaattgttgataaaaataaagttgTTGGGAATAATTTGCAGTCAACAGATACAGTTCCTAAAATTTCTAAGATTAAACAGCCTATTACAGTAAAACGAAATTCAAATACAACGATAAATAAGAAACAACCATATACGTCCCAATTATTGCAAAAATTACTTTCAAGATCTATTCAACATGAGAGAAATTTAATTTGccaatgtataaaatatatagtagataataatttttttgattaa
- the CycA gene encoding cyclin A, whose product MATIRVHEDQENRISDVRRGKENISVPLQSQTLQPTKRAVLGVLHNNCNRNTKPEIYKDEKYPKTKAVIPTQFEPFKIYDEKKEEVTFKIYEDKLEEETSVALRDTKDKKEIKEKEDVKPEREKPRLEVNPMTVSNLPTFYNAIEDINKKKENDVIFSQGSPMSLEKSISYLSSSKKNHQKRRKSIKELRMNFFDVDEYRADIYNYLRAAETQHRPKPGYMKKQPDITYSMRSILVDWLVEVAEEYRLQTETLYLAVSYIDRFLSYMSVVRAKLQLVGTAAMFIAAKYEEIYPPDVGEFVYITDDTYTKKQVLRMEHLILRVLSFDLTVPTPLTFLMEYCISNNLSEKIKFLAMYLCELSMLEGDPYLQFLPSHLAASAIALARHTLLEEMWPHELELSSGYSLKDLKECILCLNKTFCNALNILQQAIQEKYKSSKYGHVALLLPRCIDNVTLSSEDEEENA is encoded by the exons ATGGCCACGATTCGAGTACACGAGGATCAAGAAAATCGAATTAGCGATGTTCGTCGCGGCAAAGAAAATATTTCCGTGCCTCTTCAAAGTCAAACATTGCAGCCAACAAAACGTGCAGTTTTAGGTGTTCTTCACAATAATTGTAATCGTAATACGAAACCA GAAATATACAAGGATGAAAAGTATCCAAAAACAAAAGCTGTTATACCTACACAGTTTGAACCTTTTAAAATTTATGATGAGAAAAAGGAGGAAGTTACATTTAAAATCTATGAAGATAAGTTAGAAGAAGAAACTTCTGTTGCACTTAGAGACACAAAggataagaaagaaataaaagagaaggaagatGTGAAACCAGAAAGAGAGAAGCCAAGGTTAGAAGTGAATCCTATGACTGTCTCAAATTTACCAACATTTTATAATGCTATtgaagatataaataaaaagaaagaaaatgatgtCATTTTTTCACAAGGCAGTCCAATGTCTTTAGAAAAATCAATTTCTTATTTGTCTTCCTCAAAGAAAAACCATCAAAAACGAAGAAAGTCTATTAAAGAATTGAGAATGAATTTTTTTGATGTAGATGAATATAGAGctgatatatataattatttacgtGCTGCAGAA acaCAGCATAGACCAAAACCAGGCTATATGAAGAAACAACCTGATATAACATATTCAATGAGATCGATATTAGTGGATTGGCTCGTAGAAGTTGCCGAAGAGTATCGGTTACAGACAGAAACACTTTATTTAGCTGTTTCATATATAGATCGCTTTTTATCATACATGAGCGTTGTAAGAGCAAAATTACAACTTGTAGGTACAGCAGCTATGTTTATTGCTGC aaaatacgaAGAGATTTATCCACCTGATGTAGGCGAATTTGTATATATCACAGATGACACATATACGAAAAAACAAGTATTACGTATGGAGCATTTAATATTGAGGGTTTTATCTTTTGATCTAACTGTTCCAACACCACTTACCTTCCTTATGGAATATTGTATTAGTAATAACCTttctgaaaaaattaaatttttagcaATG tatCTCTGTGAATTATCAATGCTTGAGGGAGATCCATATCTCCAATTTTTACCTAGTCATTTAGCTGCATCTGCAATTGCACTTGCACGGCATACATTGTTAGAAGAGATGTGGCCACATGAGTTAGAATTATCGTCAGGGTATAGCTTAAAGGATCTTAAAGAATGCATTTTGTGTTTGAACAAAACCTTTTGCAATGCATTAAATATTCTACAACAAGCCATCCAAGAAAAATACAAAAGCAGCAA ataTGGACATGTAGCATTATTATTACCACGATGTATTGATAATGTTACACTGAGCTctgaagatgaagaagaaaatGCCTAA
- the Clc gene encoding clathrin light chain isoform X1, producing MDMAFGDNFVNEQEVDPVAEFVAREQDQLAGLENEIPPVAMSAPTMASNIDVGPGGDAEGSFEIIDAIGQPSETQAPPVIETAPKPPPVKEEPEKIRKWREEQKTRLEEKDAEEEKKKEEWKEAARRELEEWYKHHAEAISKTKTTNRESAKNAEKQFVAEADEVEPGTEWERIAKLCDFNPKSSRTSKDVSRMRSIILQLKQTPPAPVSL from the exons ATGGATATGGCATTTGGTGACAACTTTGTCAATGAGCAAGAAGTAGATCCAGTGGCAGAATTTGTAGCAAGGGAACAGGATCAGTTGGCAGGGCTTGAAAATGAAATTCCACCAGTTGCTATGTCTGCTCCTACAATGGCATCTAATATAGATG ttGGCCCAGGTGGTGATGCTGAAGGTAGTtttgaaataatagatgcaatTGGACAACCTTCTGAAACACAAGCACCTCCAGTAATAG aaactgCTCCCAAGCCTCCACCTGTAAAGGAAGAACCtgaaaaaatacgaaaatggagAGAAGAACAAAAAACTAGACTAGAAGAAAAAG atgcagaagaagagaagaaaaaggaagaatggaAAGAAGCTGCAAGAAGAGAATTAGAAGAATGGTATAAACATCATGCAGAAGCTATTAGTAAAACAAAAACTACAAACAG GGAATCTGCCAA GAACGCAGAAAAACAATTCGTAGCAGAAGCTGATGAAGTGGAACCAGGAACTGAATGGGAACGCATTGCAAAACTTTGCGACTTTAATCCCAAATCTTCCCGCACTTCAAAAGATGTTTCTCGAATGCGttcaattattttgcaattgAAGCAAACTCCACCAGCTCCAGTCAGTCtttga